In Antechinus flavipes isolate AdamAnt ecotype Samford, QLD, Australia chromosome 3, AdamAnt_v2, whole genome shotgun sequence, a genomic segment contains:
- the PPP1R14A gene encoding protein phosphatase 1 regulatory subunit 14A encodes MAAQRLGKRVLSKLQSPSRAGGSPGNSPGGLQKRHARVTVKYDRRELQRRLDVEKWIDGRLEELYQGREEDMPDEVNIDELLELENEEERSRKIQGILKSCRNPTEDFIKELVLKLRGLHKQPGLPRGSPSDDSDGGGMSSVQDQGSPAPR; translated from the exons ATGGCTGCTCAGCGGCTCGGCAAGCGGGTCCTGAGCAAGCTGCAGTCGCCCTCCCGGGCCGGGGGCAGCCCTGGCAATAGCCCCGGGGGTCTGCAGAAGCGACACGCCCGAGTTACGGTCAAGTACGACCGGCGGGAGCTCCAACGGCGGCTGGACGTGGAGAAATGGATTGACGGTCGTCTGGAGGAGCTGTACCAGGGCCGG GAGGAAGACATGCCTGATGAAGTCAATATTGATGAATTATTGGAACTAGAGAATGAAgaggagagaagcagaaaaattcaG GGAATCTTGAAGTCCTGCAGGAACCCCACAGAG GATTTTATCAAGGAGCTGGTCCTGAAACTTCGGGGGCTTCACAAACAGCCCGGCCTTCCCCGGGGGAGCCCTTCAGATGACTCAGATGGGGGTGGTATGAGTTCAGTCCAAGATCAAGGCAGCCCGGCTCCTCGCTGA
- the YIF1B gene encoding LOW QUALITY PROTEIN: protein YIF1B (The sequence of the model RefSeq protein was modified relative to this genomic sequence to represent the inferred CDS: deleted 2 bases in 1 codon): MAIETNCSHPSIPTSFYLVLPRPTQSHVPPTPARPGVSGEGPRRRASAFYWSLAAGGPGRAGAPASHWPAAPQTGAVRGPRGPFRRPSGPDRLLLSGMQPGTGGGAAAGSARNRKWPMKRRVPVAEPSLADPHQLFHDTSSAQGPGYPAHRPPGGLGYASPSQPAFLADPVSNMAVAYGSSLAAHGKELVDKNIDRFIPVTKLKYYFAVDTVYVGKKLGLLVFPYLHQDWEVQYQQDMPVAPRFDINAPDLYIPAMAFITYILVAGLALGTQDRFSPDLLGLQASSALAWLTVEVLAILLSLYLVTVNTDLTTIDLLAFSGYKYVGMIGGVVTGLLFGRTGYYLVLSWCCVAIFVFMIRTLRLKILSEVAAEGVLVRGARNQLRMYLTMAIAAAQPLFMYWLTFHLVR, from the exons TTTTTATCTGGTCCTTCCCCGGCCCACTCAGAGCCAcgtcccccccacccccgcccgcCCCGGGGTCTCGGGGGAGGGCCCTCGGAGAAGAGCCTCAGCCTTCTATTGGTCACTGGCCGCCGgagggccgggccgggccggggcgCCGGCCTCCCATTGGCCCGCGGCGCCGCAGACGGGCGCGGTACGGGGGCCGCGCGGTCCTTTTCGGCGTCCATCGGGGCCGGATCGGCTTCTCCTGTCCGGGATGCAGCCGGGGACCGGCGGCGGCGCGGCGGCGGGGAGCGCCCGGAACCGTAAGTGGC CCATGAAGAGGAGGGTGCCCGTGGCAGAGCCCAGCTTGGCTGACCCCCACCAGCTCTTCCATGACACTAGCTCGGCCCAGGGCCCGGGA TACCCGGCCCATCGGCCCCCGGGGGGCCTGGGCTACGCTTCCCCCTCCCAGCCGGCCTTCCTCGCTGACCCCGTGTCCAATATGGCGGTGGCCTACGGAAGCAGCCTGGCTGCCCACGGCAAGGAGCTGGTGGACAAGAAC ATTGACCGCTTCATCCCCGTCACCAAGCTGAAGTATTACTTTGCTGTGGACACCGTGTACGTGGGGAAGAAACTGGGGCTCCTGGTGTTTCCCTATCTGCACCAG GACTGGGAGGTGCAGTACCAGCAGGACATGCCGGTGGCCCCGAGGTTTGACATCAACGCCCCAGATCTCTACATTCCAG CCATGGCTTTCATCACCTACATCCTGGTCGCTGGCCTAGCACTGGGGACCCAGGACAG GTTCTCCCCGGACCTCCTGGGCCTGCAGGCCAGCTCGGCCCTGGCCTGGCTCACGGTGGAGGTGCTGGCCATCCTGCTGAGCCTCTACCTGGTCACCGTCAACACGGACCTCACCACCATCGACCTGCTGGCCTTCTCGGGGTACAAGTATGTCGG GATGATCGGTGGGGTCGTGACGGGCCTGCTCTTCGGGAGGACCGGCTACTACTTGGTGCTCAGCTGGTGCTGTGTGGCCATCTTCGTCTTCATG atCCGGACCCTTCGACTGAAAATCCTCTCGGAAGTGGCGGCCGAAGGCGTGCTGGTGCGGGGCGCGAGGAACCAGCTGCGCATGTACCTGACCATGGCCATCGCGGCTGCCCAGCCCCTCTTCATGTACTGGCTCACCTTTCACCTGGTCAGGTGA
- the C3H19orf33 gene encoding immortalization up-regulated protein isoform X2, translating into MPRRLRREVCRRAPPSLGNPPGPATSDSSSSSSSSSSDSDSEVKHRGPGQEPQKMKKPKKMKTAKEKREKKEKGKKGKKASAP; encoded by the exons ATGCCAAGAAGACTGAGAAGGGAGGTCTGCCGCAGGGCCCCCCCAAGCCTGGGGAACCCGCCCGG GCCTGCGACCTCGGactccagcagcagcagcagctccaGCTCCAGCGACTCTGACTCAGAAGTGAAG CATCGGGGGCCTGGCCAAGAGCCCCAGAAAATGAAAAAACCGAAGAAAATGAAGACGGCCAAAGAAAAgcgagagaagaaggaaaaagggaagaaggggaagaaggcgTCAGCCCCCTGA
- the C3H19orf33 gene encoding immortalization up-regulated protein isoform X1 produces the protein MEFDLSAALGADAKKTEKGGLPQGPPKPGEPARPRPATSDSSSSSSSSSSDSDSEVKHRGPGQEPQKMKKPKKMKTAKEKREKKEKGKKGKKASAP, from the exons ATGGAGTTTGATCTCTCTGCAG CCCTAGGTGCCGATGCCAAGAAGACTGAGAAGGGAGGTCTGCCGCAGGGCCCCCCCAAGCCTGGGGAACCCGCCCGG CCTAGGCCTGCGACCTCGGactccagcagcagcagcagctccaGCTCCAGCGACTCTGACTCAGAAGTGAAG CATCGGGGGCCTGGCCAAGAGCCCCAGAAAATGAAAAAACCGAAGAAAATGAAGACGGCCAAAGAAAAgcgagagaagaaggaaaaagggaagaaggggaagaaggcgTCAGCCCCCTGA
- the SPINT2 gene encoding kunitz-type protease inhibitor 2 isoform X1, with amino-acid sequence MRQQLLRGPPLSSVLLVLLGALLLTGAAWGLDDHPASPSGAKEQPGLQDLCRSPKMVGRCRASIPRWWYNVTAQACHSFLYGGCGGNYNNFLTRKDCIKACNGVAENSANEAPARKDGAHEPSPSAPRKQNSEEFPVTDFDYEEYCTAKAVTGPCRAAFPRWYFDAEKNTCVHFIYGGCRGNKNSYVNLEDCMTKCFGKRTHKASHPAMSHSTKAVALAVLLAVMAAILLGAMVVIFIKIARKHRASAFNTVWSPIDDKEYLVKSAYTI; translated from the exons ATGAGGCAGCAACTACTGCGGGGACCGCCGCTCTCTTCGGTCCTGCTCGTTCTCCTGGGGGCTCTGCTCCTGACCGGGGCGGCGTGGGGCCTCGACGACCACCCAGCCAGTCCCAGTGGCGCCAAGGAACAACCCGGCCTGCAGG ACTTGTGTCGCTCCCCAAAGATGGTAGGTAGGTGCCGCGCCTCTATACCGAGGTGGTGGTATAATGTTACAGCTCAGGCTTGCCATTCATTTCTCTATGGAGGTTGTGGTGGAAATTACAACAACTTCCTGACTCGAAAAGACTGTATCAAAGCATGTAATGGAGTAGCAG AGAACTCTGCTAACGAAGCCCCAGCCAGAAAGGATGGAGCACATGAACCTAGTCCAAGTG cTCCCCGAAAGCAAAATTCTGAAGAATTTCCTGTTACCGATTTCGACTATGAAG aATACTGCACGGCCAAAGCGGTCACTGGCCCTTGTCGGGCAGCCTTCCCACGGTGGTACTTTGACGCCGAGAAGAACACCTGTGTGCATTTCATCTATGGAGGGTGTCGAGGCAATAAAAATAGCTACGTGAACCTAGAAGACTGCATGACGAAATGTTTTG GCAAGCGTACCCATAAAGCATCTCACCCCGCCATGTCACATTCCACCAAAG CTGTGGCCTTGGCGGTGCTGCTCGCAGTGATGGCAGCCATCCTTCTGGGAGCAATGGTCGTCATCTTTATCAAGATAGCTCGGAAGCACCGGGCAAGTGCCTTCAACACGGTGTGGAGCCCCATAGATGACAAGGAGTATCTGGTGAAGAGCGCCTACACCATTTGA
- the SPINT2 gene encoding kunitz-type protease inhibitor 2 isoform X2, translated as MRQQLLRGPPLSSVLLVLLGALLLTGAAWGLDDHPASPSGAKEQPGLQDLCRSPKMVGRCRASIPRWWYNVTAQACHSFLYGGCGGNYNNFLTRKDCIKACNGVAAPRKQNSEEFPVTDFDYEEYCTAKAVTGPCRAAFPRWYFDAEKNTCVHFIYGGCRGNKNSYVNLEDCMTKCFGKRTHKASHPAMSHSTKAVALAVLLAVMAAILLGAMVVIFIKIARKHRASAFNTVWSPIDDKEYLVKSAYTI; from the exons ATGAGGCAGCAACTACTGCGGGGACCGCCGCTCTCTTCGGTCCTGCTCGTTCTCCTGGGGGCTCTGCTCCTGACCGGGGCGGCGTGGGGCCTCGACGACCACCCAGCCAGTCCCAGTGGCGCCAAGGAACAACCCGGCCTGCAGG ACTTGTGTCGCTCCCCAAAGATGGTAGGTAGGTGCCGCGCCTCTATACCGAGGTGGTGGTATAATGTTACAGCTCAGGCTTGCCATTCATTTCTCTATGGAGGTTGTGGTGGAAATTACAACAACTTCCTGACTCGAAAAGACTGTATCAAAGCATGTAATGGAGTAGCAG cTCCCCGAAAGCAAAATTCTGAAGAATTTCCTGTTACCGATTTCGACTATGAAG aATACTGCACGGCCAAAGCGGTCACTGGCCCTTGTCGGGCAGCCTTCCCACGGTGGTACTTTGACGCCGAGAAGAACACCTGTGTGCATTTCATCTATGGAGGGTGTCGAGGCAATAAAAATAGCTACGTGAACCTAGAAGACTGCATGACGAAATGTTTTG GCAAGCGTACCCATAAAGCATCTCACCCCGCCATGTCACATTCCACCAAAG CTGTGGCCTTGGCGGTGCTGCTCGCAGTGATGGCAGCCATCCTTCTGGGAGCAATGGTCGTCATCTTTATCAAGATAGCTCGGAAGCACCGGGCAAGTGCCTTCAACACGGTGTGGAGCCCCATAGATGACAAGGAGTATCTGGTGAAGAGCGCCTACACCATTTGA